From Acinetobacter sp. ASP199, the proteins below share one genomic window:
- the lolB gene encoding lipoprotein insertase outer membrane protein LolB, with product MLKFSQLACCLIASGTLILTGCQQIAQPKLPATASIPTAENEFQLQGKIGVRTPQQTGSAFFTWAQQQEQFDIELTGILGVGKTQISGQPGQVTLNSAKTGLIQAATPEELLQRATGWQAPITHLIDWVQARPATTSAKLQKDDTQRISQIIEDGWIVDLSYAEQARLPNRLILKQTLGNGGENRITMVIQNR from the coding sequence ATGCTTAAGTTTAGCCAGCTGGCCTGCTGCTTGATTGCATCAGGCACTTTGATTCTGACCGGTTGTCAGCAGATCGCTCAACCTAAACTACCTGCCACTGCATCAATCCCGACTGCTGAAAATGAATTCCAGCTCCAGGGTAAAATTGGTGTGCGCACGCCACAGCAAACTGGCAGTGCCTTCTTTACCTGGGCACAGCAGCAGGAACAGTTTGATATCGAACTGACAGGCATTCTTGGTGTAGGCAAAACCCAGATTTCTGGTCAGCCTGGCCAAGTCACCCTAAATAGCGCCAAAACAGGTCTGATTCAAGCTGCAACACCAGAAGAACTACTGCAACGTGCAACTGGCTGGCAAGCCCCAATTACCCATCTGATCGATTGGGTACAGGCCCGTCCTGCCACTACCAGCGCCAAACTGCAAAAAGACGACACTCAACGCATCAGCCAGATTATTGAAGATGGCTGGATCGTGGATCTCAGTTATGCAGAACAGGCACGACTGCCAAACCGTCTGATTTTAAAACAGACACTTGGGAATGGCGGTGAAAACCGTATTACAATGGTCATTCAAAATCGTTAA
- the ispE gene encoding 4-(cytidine 5'-diphospho)-2-C-methyl-D-erythritol kinase: MIRVPSPSKLNLFLHITGRRPNGYHELQSIFQLIDLCDWLEFEQTTDQQIQIEGLASVDLEQNLIYRATQVLKPYAKSYFGLKIRLEKNIPMGAGLGGGSSNAATTLIVVNQLWQCGLTIEQLAELGVKLGADVPIFVHGRNAWAEGIGEHLTFINLDQKQFIVLKPDCFISTQLLFSQKTLTRDTKSSKFCAYQITPSDFGNNFEPLARSLYPEVDEAMQYLDQFGTAKLTGTGACVFIEVTDNLNVSEILENAPCKSYLVNSLKESPLLQFKVS, translated from the coding sequence ATGATTCGTGTTCCCTCGCCTTCCAAACTGAATTTGTTCCTCCACATCACTGGCCGTCGACCAAATGGTTATCATGAGCTGCAAAGTATTTTTCAGCTGATTGATTTGTGTGACTGGCTAGAGTTTGAGCAGACCACAGATCAGCAGATTCAGATTGAAGGACTGGCCTCTGTGGATCTGGAACAAAATCTGATCTATCGTGCGACCCAGGTGCTTAAACCTTATGCAAAAAGTTATTTCGGCCTAAAAATCCGTCTGGAAAAGAACATTCCGATGGGTGCTGGACTCGGTGGTGGTTCATCCAATGCTGCTACAACACTCATCGTAGTGAATCAATTATGGCAATGTGGTTTAACAATTGAGCAGTTAGCTGAACTGGGTGTGAAGCTTGGTGCCGATGTGCCGATTTTCGTACATGGCCGAAATGCATGGGCAGAAGGGATCGGTGAACACTTAACATTCATTAACTTAGATCAAAAACAATTCATTGTGCTCAAACCTGACTGTTTTATCAGCACTCAACTGCTTTTTTCACAAAAAACGTTGACAAGAGACACGAAGAGCTCTAAATTTTGCGCCTATCAGATAACGCCATCTGATTTCGGAAATAACTTTGAGCCACTGGCAAGAAGCTTATATCCTGAAGTCGATGAAGCAATGCAATATCTCGACCAGTTCGGAACTGCAAAGCTTACAGGTACAGGTGCCTGCGTGTTTATCGAAGTAACTGATAACTTGAATGTCAGCGAAATTCTGGAAAATGCACCATGTAAATCTTACCTGGTCAACAGTTTAAAAGAATCTCCACTGCTTCAGTTTAAAGTTTCATAG
- a CDS encoding ribose-phosphate pyrophosphokinase yields MPNLVVFSGTAHPQFAQKVVSHLHIPLGAASVSTFSDGEIAVEITENVRGKDVFIVQPTCAPTNDNLMEILVMADALRRASAGRITAVIPYFGYARQDRRPRSARVPITAKVVADMLTTVGVDRVVMIDLHADQIQGFFDIPVDNIYGTPALLADLRQQSHHNLMVVSPDVGGVVRARAVAKQMGDIDLAIIDKRRQKANESQVMHLIGDVKDRDCVIVDDMVDTAGTLCKAADALKTFGARKVVAYATHPVLSGKAIENLKNSVIDELVVTDTIPLSEEALALGKIRQVSVASMVAETIRRINNEESISAMFDSYL; encoded by the coding sequence ATGCCCAATCTTGTCGTTTTTAGTGGAACCGCGCATCCACAATTCGCTCAAAAAGTCGTAAGCCACTTACACATTCCTCTAGGTGCTGCATCTGTTTCTACCTTTTCTGATGGTGAAATCGCTGTAGAAATTACTGAGAATGTACGTGGTAAAGACGTATTCATCGTGCAACCTACTTGTGCCCCAACTAACGATAACCTGATGGAAATCTTAGTGATGGCTGACGCATTACGTCGTGCAAGTGCTGGTCGTATTACTGCTGTGATTCCTTACTTTGGCTATGCTCGTCAAGATCGTCGTCCTCGTTCAGCTCGTGTTCCAATTACTGCAAAAGTTGTAGCAGATATGCTAACAACTGTAGGCGTTGACCGCGTTGTGATGATTGACCTTCACGCCGACCAGATCCAAGGTTTCTTCGATATCCCAGTAGATAACATCTACGGTACACCTGCTCTTCTTGCTGATCTTCGTCAACAGTCGCATCACAACCTGATGGTTGTTTCGCCTGACGTTGGTGGCGTAGTACGTGCACGTGCTGTTGCTAAGCAAATGGGCGATATCGACCTAGCGATCATTGATAAACGTCGTCAAAAAGCAAATGAATCACAAGTGATGCATTTGATTGGTGATGTTAAAGATCGTGACTGTGTCATCGTTGATGACATGGTAGATACTGCTGGTACACTTTGCAAAGCAGCGGATGCCTTGAAAACTTTCGGTGCTCGTAAGGTTGTTGCTTATGCAACTCACCCAGTATTGTCTGGCAAAGCGATTGAAAATCTCAAGAATTCTGTGATTGATGAATTGGTTGTTACTGACACCATTCCTCTTTCTGAAGAAGCTCTAGCTCTTGGTAAGATTCGCCAGGTTTCAGTAGCAAGTATGGTTGCTGAAACAATTCGTCGTATTAACAACGAAGAATCTATTAGCGCAATGTTCGATTCTTATCTATAA
- the rplY gene encoding 50S ribosomal protein L25 — protein sequence MANFVLNAAAREEAVQGKGASRRLRLQNKVPAIIYGGEAAPVAVTLELRELVKALESNAFFEEVVEINIDGKTESVKIQALQRHPAKNTPMHADFKRA from the coding sequence ATGGCAAACTTCGTATTAAACGCAGCAGCACGTGAAGAAGCAGTACAAGGGAAAGGTGCGAGCCGCCGCCTTCGTCTTCAAAACAAAGTACCTGCAATCATCTACGGTGGCGAAGCTGCTCCTGTAGCTGTTACTCTTGAACTTCGTGAGCTTGTTAAAGCTTTAGAAAGCAACGCTTTCTTTGAAGAAGTTGTTGAAATCAACATCGACGGCAAAACTGAAAGCGTTAAAATCCAAGCGCTTCAACGTCACCCAGCTAAAAACACTCCAATGCACGCTGACTTCAAACGCGCATAA
- the pth gene encoding aminoacyl-tRNA hydrolase, protein MSNISLIVGLGNPGSEYAQTRHNAGFWFVERLADQYGISLKKDPKFNGFSGRGNIEGQDVRLLLPTTFMNLSGKSVVPFAKFYNIAPESILIAHDELDMNPGIIRLKTGGGHGGHNGLRDIVPHIGPNFHRLRIGIGHPGSKERVSGHVLSKAPSSEQTLMDDAIVHAMNRIKMLVNGEVQQAMNQINAYKPN, encoded by the coding sequence GTGTCAAATATTTCACTGATTGTAGGTTTGGGCAACCCAGGTTCTGAGTATGCCCAAACCCGCCATAATGCAGGCTTCTGGTTCGTTGAACGCCTTGCAGATCAATATGGCATTTCCCTCAAAAAAGACCCAAAATTCAATGGATTTAGCGGTCGAGGCAATATCGAAGGTCAAGACGTCCGTCTACTTCTTCCTACAACATTCATGAACCTTTCTGGTAAAAGTGTTGTTCCCTTTGCCAAATTCTATAACATCGCCCCTGAGTCAATCCTGATCGCACATGATGAACTGGATATGAATCCAGGAATCATTCGCCTGAAAACTGGCGGTGGTCACGGTGGTCACAATGGTTTACGCGATATCGTGCCGCACATCGGTCCAAACTTCCATCGCTTACGTATCGGTATTGGTCACCCAGGTTCTAAAGAACGCGTGTCCGGTCATGTGCTTAGTAAAGCACCGAGCAGTGAGCAGACTTTAATGGATGATGCGATTGTACATGCCATGAATCGCATCAAGATGCTGGTCAATGGTGAAGTACAACAGGCGATGAACCAAATCAATGCCTATAAACCAAACTGA
- the panD gene encoding aspartate 1-decarboxylase, with amino-acid sequence MLSRLLKAKIHRCVVTQAELHYEGSCAIDGILLDLAGIREYEEIHMWNVTNGKRFTTYAIRGEEGSGIISVNGGAALQADVGDLMIIATFGDFTEAEANAHKPRLVYANPDNTVNHTANCIPVQVA; translated from the coding sequence ATGCTATCTCGTTTATTAAAAGCTAAAATCCACCGTTGTGTCGTAACACAAGCAGAATTACATTATGAAGGTTCTTGTGCTATTGACGGTATTCTTCTGGATTTGGCAGGCATCCGCGAATATGAAGAAATTCATATGTGGAACGTGACGAATGGTAAGCGTTTTACCACTTATGCAATCCGCGGTGAAGAAGGTTCAGGCATCATTTCTGTAAATGGTGGCGCTGCGTTGCAAGCAGATGTCGGTGATCTGATGATTATCGCGACTTTCGGTGATTTCACTGAAGCTGAAGCCAATGCCCACAAACCACGCCTTGTCTATGCAAATCCAGACAACACTGTGAACCACACAGCGAACTGTATTCCTGTGCAAGTGGCTTAA
- a CDS encoding GDYXXLXY domain-containing protein — MRKFFPLILAGFSTLIFMGLILKHEHHLANSQSIFVELAPVDPRSILQGDYMALNYELHFEGDAEANRGEEDGSPDKKIAALEKRIHDQAHLLSYVQLDRQRRVIQTSLDENLLKTHPQTSARLLLKNPSNRLANLYPAANSFMFAEGLEPCYRNAKYAEIKVKDNGQVLLADLVDQNLQALNCESQNDWVQGS; from the coding sequence ATGAGAAAGTTTTTTCCTCTGATTCTGGCTGGATTCAGTACGCTGATTTTTATGGGTTTGATCTTGAAACATGAACATCATTTAGCGAACAGCCAGTCTATCTTTGTCGAGCTTGCTCCGGTTGATCCGCGTTCAATCTTGCAAGGCGATTATATGGCACTGAATTATGAGCTGCATTTCGAGGGTGATGCTGAAGCCAACCGTGGAGAAGAGGATGGCTCACCGGATAAGAAAATTGCAGCCTTAGAAAAGCGCATTCATGATCAGGCACATCTTTTAAGTTATGTACAGCTAGATCGTCAGCGTCGTGTGATTCAAACCAGCCTGGATGAAAATCTTTTAAAAACTCATCCGCAAACTTCTGCGCGTTTGCTGCTAAAAAATCCTTCCAATCGATTAGCCAATTTATATCCGGCAGCGAACAGCTTTATGTTTGCGGAAGGATTGGAGCCATGTTATCGCAATGCAAAATATGCCGAGATTAAAGTCAAAGACAATGGACAGGTTCTATTGGCGGATCTGGTTGACCAAAATCTGCAAGCTTTAAATTGTGAAAGCCAAAATGACTGGGTGCAGGGCAGTTAA
- a CDS encoding DUF2157 domain-containing protein, with translation MHKTKLIQNNQFSPLLFCNAEVLRYLKVLGLALITVSLLYLIAANWWMLPDPVQLVIPMLILLCSAAASVYLNQQEWVRQSLDTVSGLMLGLSLAVIGQTYQTGADSYLLFLLWSALLLPWLYRSNIGIFVMLCVVSQLTLYLYFKQSFWMGSAEGLYLLGLNVLTAFSFAYAMRYYPLLRFLFIALMSVISISSMIQFTHHFKLIYLASSIVLPAGAAFYFYKKHQALETILLIAGLAASLSLWMFEQVEEQLANSAAGLFVLAVLVFGWFAAISFALKRIFPQTRFSVIPLALGAWIAGIILAVLLLTYWKAFSILMGILFIGIAWKLLSKQPSVFLRQFAYCLWVCGQVAVLIHTELLTDSLLVVWLLQLIMLALTMITRMHWFILTLQLLITHALAIVVLALENSFKHDDIVITLTLSLNYVIFIGLFLTARYWQSSNYQKSIFLWIIAMLTGSAVIQAVTVLEHWQSIGQISFDQILLFYILPSILLLSLIWQNWQQFSEKWLWLIPALGILLILLGYFEIFIIMLLMAWAVAYQQRLIQALSILLLILWLWMLYYNLGLSFLIKSLTIFISGLMVWLMVYGLKQVSIRPSQEETV, from the coding sequence ATGCATAAAACTAAGCTGATTCAAAACAATCAATTTTCGCCGTTACTGTTCTGCAACGCAGAAGTGCTACGTTATTTAAAAGTCTTAGGGTTAGCACTCATCACAGTCAGTCTTTTGTATTTAATTGCAGCGAATTGGTGGATGCTGCCGGATCCGGTTCAGCTGGTAATCCCGATGCTGATTTTACTGTGTAGTGCTGCAGCAAGTGTCTACTTAAACCAGCAGGAATGGGTCAGACAGAGTCTGGATACGGTATCTGGTCTCATGCTGGGTTTAAGTCTGGCGGTAATTGGGCAGACATATCAAACTGGTGCAGATAGTTATCTATTATTCTTACTCTGGTCAGCATTGCTTTTACCATGGCTTTATCGCTCCAATATTGGCATTTTTGTTATGCTTTGCGTCGTGAGCCAGCTGACGCTGTATCTGTATTTTAAACAAAGCTTCTGGATGGGCAGTGCAGAAGGGCTGTATTTACTCGGTCTAAATGTGCTGACAGCATTTAGCTTTGCCTATGCCATGCGCTATTATCCGCTACTACGTTTTTTGTTTATCGCATTAATGAGCGTGATTTCGATCAGCAGCATGATACAGTTTACCCATCATTTTAAGCTGATCTATTTAGCTTCTTCCATTGTTTTACCGGCAGGTGCCGCATTTTATTTTTATAAAAAACATCAGGCGCTAGAAACCATTCTTCTTATTGCAGGTTTGGCTGCCAGTTTGAGCTTATGGATGTTTGAACAGGTTGAAGAGCAATTGGCCAATTCTGCTGCAGGACTATTTGTGCTGGCTGTGCTAGTTTTTGGCTGGTTTGCTGCAATCAGTTTTGCTTTAAAAAGAATTTTTCCACAAACCAGATTTTCTGTGATTCCTTTGGCACTCGGTGCCTGGATTGCCGGAATTATTCTTGCAGTTCTATTGCTAACCTATTGGAAAGCATTTTCGATCTTAATGGGGATTCTCTTTATAGGTATCGCCTGGAAGCTACTCAGTAAGCAGCCTTCAGTTTTTCTGCGTCAGTTTGCCTATTGTTTGTGGGTGTGTGGTCAGGTCGCGGTTTTAATTCATACGGAGCTGCTTACCGACAGTCTATTGGTAGTCTGGCTGTTGCAATTAATAATGTTAGCTCTGACTATGATTACACGGATGCACTGGTTTATTCTGACCTTACAGCTGCTAATTACCCATGCCTTAGCAATTGTAGTTTTGGCCTTAGAGAATTCTTTTAAACATGATGATATAGTGATCACGCTTACTTTGAGTCTGAACTATGTCATTTTTATCGGATTATTTCTGACAGCTCGTTATTGGCAATCTTCGAATTATCAAAAAAGTATTTTTCTCTGGATCATCGCCATGCTGACAGGTTCAGCAGTGATCCAGGCTGTGACTGTATTAGAGCACTGGCAGAGCATCGGACAGATCAGCTTTGACCAAATCCTGCTGTTTTATATTCTTCCGAGCATATTGTTGCTCAGTTTGATTTGGCAAAACTGGCAGCAATTTTCTGAAAAATGGCTCTGGCTGATTCCAGCCTTGGGGATTTTATTAATCCTGCTGGGCTATTTTGAAATTTTTATCATTATGCTGCTCATGGCGTGGGCTGTAGCCTATCAACAACGACTGATTCAAGCCCTGTCGATTTTATTGCTGATCTTGTGGTTATGGATGCTGTATTACAATCTGGGACTGAGTTTCCTTATAAAAAGCCTAACGATTTTTATCTCCGGTCTCATGGTTTGGCTCATGGTCTATGGCTTAAAGCAGGTAAGCATTCGACCTAGTCAGGAGGAAACAGTATGA
- the ribB gene encoding 3,4-dihydroxy-2-butanone-4-phosphate synthase: protein MSSLIQPEIFFSALAPAEQRILQALEDLRQGKPVLVMDDFDRENEADLIVAAETLTIETMARMIRDGSGIVCLCLTDELANHLELPPMVQDNSSQFKTAFTVSIEAAEGVTTGVSAKDRTTTIKAAIKDGAVASDLHRPGHVFPLRAREGGVLTRRGHTEGTIDLARLAGLKPAGVLCELTNPDGTMASGIQVLSYAQTHHLTVITIDELVQYRQQHNV, encoded by the coding sequence ATGTCAAGTTTGATTCAACCCGAAATTTTCTTTTCTGCTTTAGCCCCTGCTGAACAACGTATCCTTCAGGCACTCGAAGATCTCCGCCAAGGCAAACCTGTTTTGGTCATGGATGATTTTGATCGTGAAAATGAGGCTGATCTGATTGTTGCCGCAGAGACCTTAACCATCGAAACCATGGCACGTATGATTCGTGATGGTTCCGGTATCGTTTGCCTATGCCTGACTGATGAGCTGGCAAATCATTTAGAGTTGCCACCAATGGTGCAAGATAACTCTAGCCAATTTAAAACTGCCTTTACTGTAAGCATTGAAGCAGCAGAAGGTGTGACCACCGGTGTTTCTGCCAAAGACCGCACGACTACGATTAAGGCTGCAATTAAAGACGGCGCAGTCGCCAGTGATCTGCATCGTCCTGGTCATGTATTCCCGCTACGTGCCCGCGAAGGTGGTGTATTGACCCGTCGTGGTCATACGGAAGGCACTATTGATCTTGCGCGTCTGGCTGGTTTAAAGCCTGCCGGGGTGCTATGTGAGCTGACCAATCCGGATGGCACCATGGCTTCTGGTATTCAGGTTCTTTCCTATGCGCAGACCCATCATCTGACCGTCATTACTATTGATGAACTGGTACAGTATCGCCAGCAGCACAATGTCTGA
- a CDS encoding LysE family translocator: protein MNITEYLLYCLAVVIMIATPGPVVLLVASAGLKGGYKHALQTIFGTNFASLVLISLSILSLKGLLVVNENWLNGIKLLGCLYIAWLGIQICREVWQGRGSTGPQCLQPVQGGFRTGFLVGISNPKDIIFFAAFFPQFIGITPNLDLSLIILTISWIVLDFLTLSLVYLGFQRLSRSQFYPHLLGLCGLILLSVALYGIYSVFI from the coding sequence GTGAATATTACCGAGTATCTGCTGTACTGTCTGGCGGTGGTGATCATGATCGCGACGCCAGGACCAGTGGTGTTGCTGGTTGCCAGTGCTGGACTCAAAGGTGGCTACAAGCATGCCTTGCAGACTATTTTCGGGACTAACTTTGCCTCACTGGTTCTGATTAGCTTATCCATTCTCAGTTTAAAAGGCTTATTGGTTGTTAACGAGAACTGGCTGAATGGCATTAAGCTGCTTGGCTGTCTGTATATTGCCTGGCTGGGAATTCAGATTTGCAGGGAAGTCTGGCAAGGGAGGGGTTCAACTGGACCTCAATGCCTGCAGCCAGTACAGGGTGGCTTTCGTACCGGTTTTCTGGTGGGTATTTCTAATCCTAAGGATATTATTTTCTTTGCGGCATTTTTCCCGCAGTTTATTGGTATTACACCAAATCTGGATTTAAGCCTGATCATTCTTACAATCAGCTGGATTGTTCTGGATTTTCTAACGCTATCATTGGTCTATCTGGGTTTTCAGCGATTATCCCGGTCTCAGTTTTATCCGCATTTACTGGGCTTATGTGGCTTGATCTTATTATCGGTTGCACTGTATGGGATTTACTCTGTCTTCATTTAA
- a CDS encoding DUF1289 domain-containing protein → MSSDRRIASLTPCAGRCSTVFGDAVCRGCRRFNHEVIQWNTYTAEQHNAVWQRLDAQLDQILVPMLPLADVAHVEKFVLSKRVRLRGDASKGRKLYHALKLCEKNRHFTDESGLGIHYKQVRPLWDEFERRVLALAKASYDLAFLRADGISQHLIQMEEEDE, encoded by the coding sequence TTGAGTTCAGATCGTCGTATTGCATCTTTAACCCCATGTGCAGGGCGTTGCTCGACCGTATTTGGTGATGCGGTATGTCGCGGTTGTCGCCGTTTTAACCATGAAGTGATTCAGTGGAATACCTATACAGCTGAACAGCATAATGCAGTATGGCAACGTCTGGATGCCCAACTTGATCAAATATTGGTACCAATGCTGCCTCTGGCGGATGTGGCCCATGTCGAAAAATTTGTATTGTCCAAGCGAGTGCGGTTGCGTGGTGATGCAAGTAAAGGCCGTAAGCTTTACCATGCATTAAAACTCTGTGAAAAGAACCGGCATTTTACTGATGAGAGTGGCCTAGGCATTCATTACAAACAGGTGCGTCCGCTTTGGGATGAGTTTGAACGTCGGGTATTGGCATTGGCGAAGGCCAGTTATGATCTGGCATTCTTGCGTGCCGATGGGATCAGCCAGCATCTGATTCAGATGGAAGAAGAGGACGAATAG
- a CDS encoding rhodanese-related sulfurtransferase: MNATVEQLAPVEQQATTGWVVAALYQFKEVQDPAGLQQRLLDLVKTIDLCGTLIVAGEGINGTVAGNREAIDKVHQFLLDEGFNEMEYKESHSSDKPFRKMKIKLKKEIVTLGVEVKPRDLVGHYLDPKEWNELIARDDVILVDTRNDYEYKAGTFKGAIDPKTETFREFPDYVKQNLEQHKDKKIAMFCTGGIRCEKSTSLLLQEGFTEVYHLKGGILKYLEETPPEESMWEGECFVFDGRTAVTHGMEEGQNTKCHACGWPLTPEEVALPSYEHGVSCVYCIDKTTEKQKEGFRMRQSQILAAKRKRL; this comes from the coding sequence ATGAACGCTACTGTAGAACAGCTTGCACCTGTAGAACAGCAAGCGACGACTGGTTGGGTTGTTGCCGCACTTTATCAATTCAAAGAAGTTCAAGACCCTGCAGGTCTTCAGCAACGTCTTCTTGATTTGGTAAAAACCATCGACCTTTGCGGTACTCTAATTGTGGCAGGCGAAGGCATCAACGGTACCGTTGCAGGTAACCGTGAAGCCATCGACAAAGTGCATCAATTCCTTCTAGACGAAGGCTTCAACGAAATGGAATACAAAGAGTCTCATAGCTCTGACAAGCCATTCCGTAAAATGAAGATCAAACTGAAAAAAGAAATTGTAACCTTAGGCGTAGAAGTAAAACCACGTGATTTAGTGGGTCACTATCTTGATCCTAAAGAATGGAATGAGCTAATTGCGCGTGATGACGTGATTCTGGTCGATACCCGTAATGACTACGAATACAAAGCCGGTACGTTTAAGGGTGCGATTGACCCGAAAACTGAAACTTTCCGCGAATTCCCAGACTATGTAAAACAAAATCTGGAACAGCACAAAGACAAGAAAATTGCCATGTTCTGTACTGGCGGGATCCGCTGTGAAAAATCAACCTCTTTACTTCTTCAAGAAGGCTTCACTGAAGTTTATCACCTGAAAGGTGGTATTTTAAAATACCTGGAAGAAACACCACCTGAAGAAAGCATGTGGGAAGGTGAATGTTTCGTATTTGATGGTCGTACTGCCGTGACTCATGGTATGGAAGAAGGTCAAAATACCAAATGTCACGCATGTGGCTGGCCACTAACACCTGAAGAAGTAGCATTACCAAGCTATGAACACGGTGTGTCTTGTGTGTACTGTATTGACAAAACAACTGAGAAGCAAAAAGAAGGCTTCCGTATGCGTCAGTCACAAATCCTGGCTGCAAAACGTAAACGTTTATAA
- a CDS encoding FUSC family protein: MAKSYAKYEDNIVHFQRKEQVKVQQTAEIMDQLEHESHLFIVVLGTVIGAILALFIGYHINTGIVQFLLLSILPVSSAYLLRRVYIYTLTHS; the protein is encoded by the coding sequence ATGGCAAAGTCCTACGCAAAATATGAAGATAATATTGTTCATTTTCAACGCAAGGAGCAGGTAAAAGTACAGCAGACTGCTGAAATCATGGACCAGCTGGAACATGAATCACATCTTTTTATTGTTGTGCTGGGAACTGTTATTGGTGCAATCCTGGCGTTATTTATTGGCTATCACATTAATACTGGCATCGTGCAATTTTTACTATTAAGCATATTGCCAGTATCAAGTGCTTATCTGTTGCGTCGAGTTTATATCTATACACTCACGCATAGCTAA
- a CDS encoding DedA family protein has translation MNLTDWIISIMEQLGYWGIALLMFLDNVFPPIPSEIIMPSAGYSASQGQLVLVGVIIAGCIGSLLAAALLYWIGYKFSHESIFRFVDRYGKYLFIKSDDVKKSLQWFEQYGHRIVFAGRMIPAVRSLISIPAGMSHMPFWKFMFYSSLGTIIWTTFLACVGFYFGENQDLMHQIFSKVSYIIIAIVVILIGWVLYRRQQRKNRPS, from the coding sequence ATGAATCTGACTGACTGGATTATTTCTATTATGGAACAGCTGGGCTATTGGGGTATTGCCCTGCTCATGTTCCTTGACAATGTCTTCCCTCCTATTCCCTCTGAAATCATTATGCCATCTGCAGGCTATTCCGCTTCCCAGGGTCAATTAGTGCTGGTCGGCGTGATCATTGCGGGTTGCATCGGTTCTCTGCTGGCTGCCGCCCTACTTTACTGGATTGGTTATAAATTCAGTCATGAATCGATTTTCAGATTTGTCGACCGCTATGGCAAATATCTGTTTATTAAGTCTGATGATGTAAAAAAATCATTGCAATGGTTCGAGCAGTACGGTCACCGCATTGTTTTTGCTGGGCGTATGATCCCCGCAGTGCGCTCCCTGATTAGTATTCCTGCCGGAATGAGTCATATGCCCTTCTGGAAATTCATGTTCTATAGCAGCTTAGGAACCATCATCTGGACGACTTTCCTGGCCTGTGTCGGATTTTATTTCGGTGAGAATCAGGACTTGATGCATCAGATTTTTAGCAAGGTCAGTTACATCATTATTGCAATTGTAGTGATTCTTATCGGCTGGGTTCTATACCGTAGACAGCAACGTAAAAATCGTCCATCCTGA
- a CDS encoding ABZJ_00895 family protein, whose amino-acid sequence MSHYLKYFAAIYLALLVLVGMIVYWLNLGAIIFIPALIAAAFLSARHFVHKELRVPDAKEKNTLVWGSTIIAMSLGFIFIFVMIWLHPYTEEILRRMNYTGRGPNSFIVAALIALHAALFHVAYHGYTRYSLTKLPKKHA is encoded by the coding sequence ATGTCGCATTATCTTAAATATTTTGCAGCCATTTATCTTGCCTTGCTGGTTTTGGTCGGCATGATTGTGTACTGGTTAAACTTAGGTGCCATTATTTTCATTCCTGCATTAATTGCAGCTGCATTCTTAAGTGCCCGGCATTTTGTGCATAAGGAACTACGTGTCCCTGACGCAAAGGAAAAAAATACCTTGGTCTGGGGCTCTACCATTATTGCCATGAGCCTGGGCTTTATTTTTATCTTTGTAATGATCTGGCTGCATCCTTATACCGAGGAAATCCTGCGCCGAATGAACTATACAGGCCGAGGCCCGAATTCATTTATTGTTGCCGCCTTGATTGCCTTGCATGCTGCCCTTTTTCATGTCGCCTATCATGGCTATACCCGCTATAGCTTAACTAAACTGCCAAAGAAACACGCTTAA